GCCCGTGGGTGGGATCGTACGGGGACACTCCGACGGTGACCTTGTCCCCCACGATGACGCGGATCTTGAACCGCTTCATGTTGCCGCTGAGTTTCGCCGAAAGCGTCACTCCGTTTTCCAGGGTAACAATGTAGGTCCCTCCGCCCCTCGCGGCGGTGACCGTTCCTTCCAGTTTTGCCAGATCGTCCTTGGCCATTCCGTAGATTCCTCCGAGGGAGATACTGTATCATTAAGCATGGTCCCCGGAAATGAACAATTTGGTGCCATCTATCTACTTTCGAAGGAGTGGTGACCCATGCGAAGACGATTCTTGATCGCACCGATCCTGATGATCGGCATAGTCCTCGCACCCGCCTACGCGGGCTGGCTGGAGGATGCGAAAGGCGCCCTGGAGGGCATGGGGAAAAAGGGGGCGGACAAGGCGGCGGATACCGCCATCGAGGGCGCCAAGGGAAAAGCGAAGGGATCGGCGCCCCAGGAAGGCGCACAGAAGGAAACCGGGAAAGAGGCTTCCGCGAAGGAGGCCGCTCCGGCCGCAGATTCGGAGAGCCCAAGGGACATCGCGGCCGCAGAGGAGATCTACACCAAGTACGACTTCATCCCCGGCGACAAGGTGATCTTCTTCGACGACTTCAGCGACACGGACGTGGGGGAGTTCCCGAGGAAGTGGACCCTCAACGGCCCCGGCCACGGAACCAGCAACGCCGTCGAGGTGGTCCAGTCCCAGGGTCGGAACTTCCTCCGGAGCCAGCCGGCGGCCAGCAAGCAGGATTCCCAGTACTATTCGCGCCAGTTCGTGCGGCTGAGCACGAAGGGGGATCTCCCGCAGAAGTTCACCGTGGAGTTCGACGCGGTGTTTGCGTATTGCCCCCCGGGTGAAAAACAGTCCCAGACCGAATACGTCCTCCTGCTGGCGAAAGACGATACGAGCGTGCACGGGGGAAACGCCGAACTCGGGTCGATCGTGGTCCGGCCGGAGGACGGGAGCTCCAAGAACACGAGGACGGCGATCCGCAAGGGGGACGGGAAGGTGCACCACGTCGCGGTCAGCGTCAACGGAACCTTCGTGAAGGCGTACGTGGACCAGGACCGGGTGGCGAACGACCCCGACGGGATCGCCCGCCCGGTCAAACATGTCGGCATCTTCATGGGTCCCTCGGGCCACTGGCTCTGCCCGAACGTCATGTTCACCAACTTCCGGCTGGCCGAGGGGGGAAAGGACATCAAGTCCGCCCTCGACACGGATGGGAAGATCGTCACCCACGGAATCCTCTTCGACACCGGTTCCGACCGGATCAAGCCCGAGTCCCTGCCGACCCTGAAGGGAATCCTCGCCCTTCTGGAGAAGGACCCGTCTCTGAAGTTCTCCATCGAG
The genomic region above belongs to Deltaproteobacteria bacterium RBG_16_64_85 and contains:
- a CDS encoding translation initiation factor IF-1 codes for the protein MAKDDLAKLEGTVTAARGGGTYIVTLENGVTLSAKLSGNMKRFKIRVIVGDKVTVGVSPYDPTHGLIIHRQKV